In Zingiber officinale cultivar Zhangliang chromosome 8B, Zo_v1.1, whole genome shotgun sequence, a single genomic region encodes these proteins:
- the LOC122017143 gene encoding BTB/POZ domain-containing protein NPY4-like produces the protein MKFMKLGSKPDSFQGDEKDQRFVASELAADIIVHVGEVKFHLHKFPLLSKSYLLQKLLMASNDDKVDEICITDIPGGATAFETCAKFCYGMTVTLNAHNVAATRCAAEYLEMHETVEKGNLAYKIEVFLRTSIFRSWKDSIIVLHTTRSLLPWAEDLELITHCIDSIASNACVDTSKVEWSYTYNRKQLLSEVLNPRQWNGVRKQNQVPKDWWVEDLFELQVHFFKKIILAISARDRMSSQVIGAALEAYTCHRLSSLGREPMRKGGDSMTTSFVETVISLLPLEKGSVSSKFLLRLLKVGNLLSIGETGKKELTKRIGRQLEDASVRDLLIPASAESAMYDIDMILSLVEEFNCSALASGNSRTVVAKLVDGYLLEVAQDPNLPLSKFVDLAELVPNELRPLHDQLYHAIDAYLEGHPALGKRERKRLCGLLNCKKLSVDACAHALQNERLPLRMVVQIMYVEHMRVSISMASCQGGCSRSAMATVTQDAPVDSSGDDGRSINNGKTTRGMVLPKKILKKLLSSTGQSGENNGSSDASGSPILANPEKQKLTPPRKARHSVS, from the exons ATGAAGTTCATGAAGCTTGGATCAAAGCCTGATTCTTTTCAGGGTGATGAGAAGGATCAAAG GTTTGTAGCTTCTGAGTTAGCTGCTGATATCATTGTTCATGTCGGCGAAGTAAAATTCCACTTGCACAAG TTTCCCTTGTTGTCCAAGAGTTATCTCCTGCAGAAGCTGCTAATGGCTTCCAATGATGACAAGGTCGATGAGATTTGCATTACTGATATCCCTGGTGGAGCTACAGCTTTTGAAACTTGTGCAAAATTTTGCTATGGAATGACTGTAACACTCAATGCTCACAATGTAGCCGCCACTCGATGTGCAGCTGAGTACTTGGAGATGCATGAAACAGTTGAGAAAGGGAATCTTGCGTACAAAATTGAAGTCTTCCTCCGGACTAGCATATTTCGTAGTTGGAAAGATTCGATCATAGTTCTTCACACAACAAGGTCTCTTCTACCCTGGGCCGAGGACTTGGAATTGATCACTCACTGCATAGATTCTATTGCCTCCAATGCTTGTGTTGATACTTCTAAAGTGGAATGGTCATACACCTACAACAGAAAGCAGCTTCTATCTGAAGTTCTTAATCCACGACAATGGAATGGAGTTAGAAAACAGAACCAAGTGCCAAAGGACTGGTGGGTGGAGGACCTGTTCGAACTCCAAGTCCACTTCTTTAAGAAGATAATATTGGCCATTAGTGCTAGAGACAGAATGTCCTCTCAGGTGATTGGAGCTGCACTGGAAGCTTATACCTGTCATAGATTATCGAGTTTAGGCAGAGAACCAATGAGAAAGGGAGGTGATAGCATGACCACTTCATTTGTGGAGACTGTGATTTCACTGCTGCCCTTAGAGAAGGGTTCTGTCTCAAGCAAATTCCTTCTGAGGTTACTGAAAGTTGGAAATTTGTTGAGTATTGGCGAAACTGGCAAGAAGGAACTAACAAAGCGAATAGGGCGCCAATTAGAAGATGCTTCAGTTCGTGATCTTCTAATCCCTGCGTCCGCGGAGAGTGCGATGTATGACATCGACATGATTCTCAGTTTAGTAGAAGAATTCAACTGCTCTGCTTTGGCTTCCGGGAATTCAAGAACTGTTGTAGCAAAGCTAGTGGACGGCTATCTTCTTGAGGTAGCACAAGATCCCAATTTGCCTCTTTCCAAATTCGTTGATCTTGCTGAGCTTGTACCAAATGAACTAAGACCTCTGCACGATCAGCTTTATCATGCCATTGATGCTTATCTCGAG GGGCATCCAGCGCTCGGCAAGAGAGAGAGGAAACGGCTGTGCGGTCTCTTGAACTGCAAGAAGCTCTCGGTGGACGCTTGCGCGCATGCTCTGCAGAACGAGCGCCTGCCGTTACGGATGGTGGTGCAGATCATGTACGTCGAGCACATGCGCGTGTCGATTTCTATGGCCAGCTGCCAGGGTGGATGCTCAAGGTCAGCCATGGCGACCGTAACTCAAGATGCACCTGTTGATTCAAGCGGCGATGACGGTCGAAGTATCAACAATGGCAAGACGACGAGAGGCATGGTGCTACCGAAGAAAATCCTCAAGAAGCTGTTGTCGAGTACAGGACAATCAGGAGAGAACAATGGCTCCTCGGATGCCTCAGGAAGTCCGATCTTGGCCAACCCGGAGAAGCAGAAGCTCACGCCTCCGAGGAAGGCAAGGCACTCGGTCTCCTAG
- the LOC122017120 gene encoding PLASMODESMATA CALLOSE-BINDING PROTEIN 3-like translates to MAAALLLLLTVPMLGVSDAAWCVCRSDASSAALQKTLDYACGAGADCSPILQVGTCYNPNTVLAHCSYATNSYYQRNGQAQTACDFSGTATLTSSDPSASGCVYPATASAAGTSSTPTTTISPPSSLTPSTFTPTTTNTTNGVLGGIGPTGTSNGIDTSHGSSLRKAGRWSLSTQILLLPTLALMLKLC, encoded by the exons ATGGCCGCTGCCCTGCTTCTCTTGCTCACTGTGCCCATGCTTGGTGTTTCAG ATGCTGCTTGGTGTGTTTGCAGGTCTGATGCGAGCTCAGCCGCACTGCAAAAGACACTGGACTATGCTTGTGGAGCTGGGGCTGACTGCAGCCCTATTTTGCAAGTTGGGACATGCTACAACCCTAACACAGTGCTCGCCCATTGCTCTTATGCTACCAACAGCTACTACCAGAGGAATGGACAGGCACAGACAGCCTGTGACTTCTCAGGAACAGCCACCCTCACCTCCTCAGATCCAA GTGCAAGTGGCTGTGTCTATCCTGCAACTGCTAG TGCGGCAGGAACCTCAAGCACACCGACAACTACAATCTCTCCGCCAAGTTCACTAACACCAAGCACCTTCACCCCGACGACAACCAACACTACAAATGGAGTTCTCGGAGGAATAGGCCCAACGGGAACAAGCAACGGAATCGACACTAGCCACGGGAGTTCGCTTCGAAAGGCAGGGAGATGGTCTCTCTCAACtcaaattcttcttcttccaaccttGGCTTTGATGCTGAAGCTATGCTAG
- the LOC122014277 gene encoding calcium-transporting ATPase 10, plasma membrane-type-like: METYLNEKFVGGVRSKNSPDEALQRWRDLVGVVKNPKRRFRFTANLSKRSEVAAMKRSNHEKLRVAVLVSKAALQFIQGIAMQGAYNVPEEVKQAGFQICADELGSCVEGHDVKKLKFHGGVNGIANKLSTSLTDGLTATEEDLKRRRTIYGVNKFTESPVRSFWVFVWEALQDMTLIILAACAFISLIVGVATEGWPKGAHDGLGIVASILLVVFVTATSDYRQSLQFKDLDKEKKKIFVQVTRNGFRQKISIYDVLPGDLVHLAIGDQVPADGLFVSGFSLLINESSLTGESEPVAVNAENPFLLSGTKVQDGTGKMLVATVGMRSQWGKLMATLSEGGDDETPLQVKLNGVATIIGKIGLVFAIVTFAVLAQGLIIRKFQQGSYLSWSAEDALELLEYFAVGVTIVVVAVPEGLPLAVTLSLAFAMKKMMNDRALVRHLAACETMGSATSICSDKTGTLTTNHMTVVKACLCGNVKDVNDHGNLKTIFSEIPDVVLKVLKQSIFNNTGGEVVINQSGKREILGTPTETALLEFGLSLGGDFQALRQETKIVKVEPFNSEKKRMGVVLELPQGGFRAHSKGASEIVLAACSKVLDAEGNAVQLDQATAIQMRTTIDSFANEALRTLCLAYMDVGNSFSAAEHIPVEGFTCIGIVGIKDPVRPGVKESVAICRSAGITVRMVTGDNINTAKAIARECGILTDNGVAIEGPEFRNKSLAEMMDLVPKLQVMARSSPMDKHTLVKHLRTTCDEVVAVTGDGTNDAPALHEADIGLAMGIAGTEVAKESADVIILDDNFSTIVTVAKWGRSVYINIQKFVQFQLTVNIVALIVNFSSACLTGQAPLTAVQLLWVNMIMDTLGALALATEPPNDELMKQSPVGRKGNFISNAMWRNILGQAFYQFIVIWYLQSQGKVVFGLEGPNSDLVLNTLIFNSFVFCQVFNEVSCREMEKINIFHGILQNYVFVAVLSSTVIFQFMIIQFLGDFASTTPLTSSQWLSCVLIGFLGMPIAAITKMIQV; the protein is encoded by the exons ATGGAGACCTACCTGAACGAGAAATTTGTTGGCGGTGTGAGGTCCAAGAACTCGCCGGACGAGGCGCTCCAGCGATGGAGGGACCTCGTCGGCGTGGTGAAGAATCCTAAGCGCCGGTTCCGCTTCACCGCCAACCTCTCCAAGCGCTCCGAGGTTGCCGCCATGAAGCGCTCCAATCAT GAGAAGTTGCGAGTTGCTGTTTTGGTTTCAAAAGCTGCACTGCAATTTATTCAAG GTATCGCTATGCAAGGTGCATATAATGTACCTGAGGAAGTGAAGCAAGCAGGCTTCCAAATTTGTGCTGATGAATTGGGTTCATGTGTCGAAGGCCATGATGTGAAGAAGTTGAAGTTTCATGGTGGTGTTAATGGTATCGCGAACAAACTTTCTACATCACTAACAGATGGATTAACTGCTACTGAGGAAGATTTAAAGCGCAGAAGAACTATCTATGGCGTGAATAAGTTCACTGAAAGCCCAGTCCGAAGTTTTTGGGTATTTGTTTGGGAAGCACTTCAAGACATGACTCTCATCATTCTTGCTGCATGTGCCTTTATCTCACTAATTGTCGGCGTTGCCACAGAAGGATGGCCTAAAGGTGCACATGATGGCCTTGGAATTGTGGCAAGTATACTTTTGGTTGTCTTTGTTACTGCAACTAGCGATTATCGGCAATCTTTACAATTCAAAGACTtggacaaggagaagaagaagatattTGTACAAGTTACACGGAATGGTTTCAGGCAGAAAATCTCAATCTATGATGTTCTTCCCGGTGATTTGGTACATCTTGCAATTGGGGATCAAGTTCCTGCAGATGGCTTGTTCGTGTCTGGTTTTTCCTTGTTGATCAATGAATCCAGTCTAACAGGTGAGAGTGAACCAGTTGCCGTGAATGCTGAGAATCCTTTTCTTTTATCTGGCACAAAGGTCCAAGATGGAACTGGTAAAATGCTGGTGGCTACTGTTGGCATGAGATCACAATGGGGTAAACTGATGGCTACCCTCAGTGAAGGAGGAGACGATGAAACTCCATTGCAGGTCAAGTTGAATGGAGTTGCAACTATCATAGGAAAAATTGGATTGGTCTTTGCAATCGTGACATTTGCAGTGCTAGCTCAAGGTTTAATCATCCGGAAATTCCAACAGGGTTCATACTTGAGCTGGTCAGCTGAAGATGCATTGGAGTTGCTTGAGTATTTTGCTGTCGGAGTCACTATTGTAGTGGTTGCAGTTCCTGAAGGACTTCCCTTAGCTGTGACCTTGAGTCTTGCCTTTGCCATGAAGAAAATGATGAATGATAGGGCACTGGTCAGGCATCTCGCTGCTTGTGAAACTATGGGCTCTGCTACATCAATTTGCAGTGATAAAACAGGTACATTGACCACCAATCACATGACCGTAGTGAAGGCTTGTTTATGTGGAAATGTTAAGGATGTCAATGATCATGGAAACTTGAAAACCATATTCTCTGAGATACCAGATGTTGTTCTAAAAGTACTTAAACAATCTATCTTTAACAACACCGGTGGAGAAGTTGTCATCAACCAATCTGGAAAGCGTGAAATCCTCGGAACACCAACTGAGACCGCTCTTCTAGAATTTGGCTTGTCATTAGGAGGCGATTTCCAGGCTCTGCGCCAAGAAActaagattgtcaaagtagaacCTTTTAATTCAGAAAAGAAAAGAATGGGAGTGGTTCTTGAGCTTCCTCAAGGAGGATTCCGGGCCCACTCAAAAGGTGCTTCAGAAATCGTATTGGCTGCGTGTAGCAAAGTACTAGATGCAGAAGGGAATGCTGTTCAGCTCGATCAAGCAACAGCGATCCAAATGAGGACTACCATTGATAGCTTTGCCAATGAAGCTCTGCGCACTCTGTGCCTTGCTTACATGGACGTTGGGAATAGTTTTTCAGCTGCCGAACATATTCCTGTTGAAGGGTTCACTTGTATTGGAATTGTTGGTATCAAAGATCCTGTCCGTCCCGGTGTTAAAGAGTCAGTTGCAATTTGTAGGTCTGCAGGGATCACTGTGAGAATGGTTACTGGGGATAACATAAACACCGCAAAGGCCATTGCTCGAGAATGTGGTATCCTCACCGATAATGGGGTGGCCATTGAAGGTCCTGAGTTCAGGAATAAGAGTCTAGCGGAAATGATGGATTTAGTTCCCAAACTCCAG GTGATGGCTAGATCTTCTCCAATGGATAAACATACCTTGGTGAAGCACCTGCGCACCACATGTGATGAAGTTGTCGCTGTGACTGGCGATGGTACAAATGATGCGCCGGCACTCCATGAAGCAGATATTGGCCTTGCAATGGGTATTGCAGGAACTGAG GTGGCTAAAGAAAGTGCTGATGTTATCATTCTCGACGACAACTTCTCAACAATTGTTACCGTGGCAAAGTGGGGCCGTTCGGTATACATAAACATTCAGAAGTTTGTGCAGTTTCAACTTACTGTTAACATTGTTGCTTTAATTGTTAACTTCTCCTCGGCCTGCTTAACAG GACAAGCTCCTCTCACTGCCGTTCAGCTACTCTGGGTGAACATGATCATGGATACACTTGGGGCACTTGCTTTAGCCACCGAGCCACCTAATGACGAACTGATGAAACAATCTCCAGTCGGAAGAAAGGGAAATTTCATAAGCAATGCGATGTGGAGGAACATCTTAGGACAAGCCTTTTACCAGTTCATTGTGATATGGTATCTTCAGAGTCAAGGCAAAGTAGTATTTGGCCTCGAGGGCCCTAATTCTGATCTTGTGCTCAACACTCTCATATTCAATTCGTTCGTCTTCTGTCAG GTATTCAACGAGGTCAGCTGCAGAGAGATGGAGAAAATAAACATCTTCCATGGCATATTGCAGAACTATGTGTTTGTTGCTGTCCTTTCTTCGACTGTCATCTTCCAGTTCATGATCATTCAGTTCCTCGGCGATTTTGCGAGCACCACTCCATTGACTTCGAGCCAATGGCTTTCCTGTGTGCTCATTGGGTTTCTCGGAATGCCAATCGCCGCCATCACCAAAATGATTCAAGTCTGA
- the LOC122017144 gene encoding uncharacterized protein LOC122017144, producing MAAEHSADMFKLLEKQGELLMESYRSMSHELHKLQVEEEMLMQKLYKIMTMEGLLNKEKQGTNDSNVDANKSLQ from the exons ATGGCTGCAGAGCATTCAGCAGACATGTTCAA GCTTTTGGAGAAGCAAGGTGAACTCCTCATGGAATCATATCGTTCAATGTCCCATGAGCTACATAAACTTCAG GTAGAAGAAGAAATGCTTATGCAGAAACTCTACAAGATCATGACCATGGAAGGCTTGTTAAACAAG GAAAAGCAAGGAACCAACGATTCAAACGTAGATGCAAACAAATCGTTGCAGTAA